The window GTTCATGCCGATGCGCGGCCAGGACAGTTTTTACACCATGGCGAGCGGCGGGCTCGGCTACTCGCTGCCGGCCGCGGTCGGCATGGCGCTCGGCAAGCCGAACAGCCGCACGGTGTGCCTGATCGGCGACGGCTCGGCGATGTATTCGATCCAGGCACTGTGGACCGCCGCGCAGCGCAAGCTGCCGCTCACCATCGTCGTCATCAACAATTCCGGCTACGGCGCGATGCGCTCGTTCAGCCAGGTGATGCAGGTGAGGAACGTGCCGGGACTGGAGCTGCCGGGGATCGATTTCGTCCGGCTCGCCGAGGGCATGGGTTGCCATGCGGTGCGGGTGAGCAAGGCAGCTGAGCTGGGCGAAGCGCTCGAGCGCGGGATGGCATTCGACGGGACCAGCCTCGTCGAGGTGATCGTGGATTCGGCGGTGCCGGTGCTGTACGGGCAGAAGCATTAGGAGCGCACGTAGCTTCATGCCGTCGTCCTGGCGAAAGCCAGGACCCACTACCCCAAGAAGTAATTTGGCGAAGACTTGTCGTTCGGTACTGCTACTACGGCAAGATCGGTAGACCTCGCGGTATGGGTCCTGGCCTTCGCCAGGACGACACCGGAGGTCATGGCGCGCCTCTTCCCTACCTCCCGAACTCGTCGCGCATCCTGGCCTGGATCTTGGCCATGCCGCCGATCCAGCGGTCGTAATTCTCGGTCTTCTTGCGCACGTAGCCGAGCACCTGCGGGTGCGGCAGGATCAGGAACGTCTCCTGCGCGAGGCCGGCGAGCACGTCCTCGGCGACCTGCTCAGGCGAGAGATCACCGTCGCCGGATTGCGGGCCCTTGGGGATCGAACGCAGCATGTTGGTGTCGACGCCCTGGGGGCAGAGGATCGAGACGCGGATGTTGTGCGCCTTGTGCGAGATCGCGAGATTTTCGGCAAAGCCGACCGCGGCATGTTTGGTGGTGGAATAAGCGGGGCTACCGACCTGCGACAGCAGGCCCGCGGCCGAGATGGTGTTGAGGAAATAGCCGCCGCCGCGCGCCTTCATGCGCGGGATCAGATGCCGCGCCGCATAGACATGCGCCATGACGTGGATAGCCCAGCTGCGCTGCCACGGCTCGTCGGAGGCGCCGCCGGCATTGACCGACATCGGGTCGAAGCCGCCGCCGATGCCGGCATTGGAGCAGAACAATTCGATCGGGCCGAACTGCCGCTCGGTCTCCTCGATGACGTGGGCAATATCCTTTTCCTGCGCGACATCGCATTTGAAGGCCGCGCCATCCACCGTGGCTGCAACCGCCCGCGCATTGTCCGCGTCCATGTCGGCGACGACGACCTTGGCCGCACCGGCCTTGTGAAAGGCCTCGCACAGCGCCTTGCCGATGCCGTTGGCGCCGCCCGTGACGACCACGACCTTGCCGGTCACCTGCATGCGACGTCTCCTCTTGTCTTATACCGTTTTGGCTTATTCCGCTTCG of the Bradyrhizobium sp. WSM1417 genome contains:
- a CDS encoding SDR family oxidoreductase gives rise to the protein MQVTGKVVVVTGGANGIGKALCEAFHKAGAAKVVVADMDADNARAVAATVDGAAFKCDVAQEKDIAHVIEETERQFGPIELFCSNAGIGGGFDPMSVNAGGASDEPWQRSWAIHVMAHVYAARHLIPRMKARGGGYFLNTISAAGLLSQVGSPAYSTTKHAAVGFAENLAISHKAHNIRVSILCPQGVDTNMLRSIPKGPQSGDGDLSPEQVAEDVLAGLAQETFLILPHPQVLGYVRKKTENYDRWIGGMAKIQARMRDEFGR